A genomic segment from Nicotiana tabacum cultivar K326 chromosome 7, ASM71507v2, whole genome shotgun sequence encodes:
- the LOC107826656 gene encoding protein TIME FOR COFFEE isoform X6, giving the protein MDRNREARRSGGMVAAAATSNGLSSRRRHRTNSLRDSPDEDGGVEIQESVRLRERVKKDRDRERERERERERERERDNRDRDRDRISRSKRRRGERLIGGVDDSSEESVNDDEEDDDEDTTTTTTTNNVGVSGSSSTRLLPPNPPVPVTVGSISNHHHHHNNHNHNNHHLQPPRKSFPPNTTRVFRTATPAAAAAPVWKPGDEMIGVSVPRKARSASTKRSHDWISGVSGGGCVGGNSGVITGEQIHQQVSTASPVRQNIPATSTQSPAAPLSPSSSNVSVRKKIKPNGQKRPPAKSPPKAASSNNPEELEIEIAEVLYGLMTQSQGPSKKESGGGGRNDTTREVNNRSRVSSPVSNSNSSATPLSAVAPKRKRPRQVLENPGGFGARSSPISSSTATNKVEMDQTTTMKMEVSSPNLEKTPQSAAENGVSLYDLSASVQSLPVASDPVPETMKVESEAKRRPEESEFMESKEEVRESSTLGAENSNREDAVAVTQVIVSEVESQREEKFQIDLMLRSSPEREAEIDFGSAAVDKKPILAENIVEMKPSVKEKDNERIGKAEKEEVISVEADEKKTKAAALEELNPHKASEGSRGRNIDLQLDLERPEKDSGVSSKFQQQSQKLLQQQPPPQKATKEEPIIEKTGQSSSLPMPMSMASWPGGLPPMGYMAPLQGVVAMDGTTVSSAPIQPLFSQPRPKRCATHCYIARNIHCLQQFMKMHPFWPPAAGSAPFYGAKTNLNVLPPTDLAGRATAGPDKGQGLAIFPNNVGKDKVQPANIADATAQRKQQILLQQALPPVAPNNLLNNAYAFPIPAVGAPPNYRGAHPQPMPLFNGSFYSSQMIHPSQVQQQQQPPTSQSQQMQQGQQNTSMSSGSSSSQKHLQSQQQRSQGNAVTGGNLHNFPGSKNHPSQSPAQSQNQHIPQQTRHIENEVGSEDSPSTTERKRSHGPMNVYNQNFAMPMHPSNFGLMTPPATFGIASSAGGGSNHQTEKKSQQQQGLKTNLESVPPQPFAMSFASLNGATAGPGIDMSMAQNHAIFQSLPEATRQNLQMAAAAAQAVQQKKNFRISEDGKSGSSDQSGADAERKGLAMKQPSVNAGQSIAFSRSEMSDASGSNIAANSVIDSSSRSLNLPSGASWTARAAMPNAMGAVNVPNAQLQAQIQHQQQQMIQLHKQQQQQQQMAAAAAARSKTPASSNGNAYSDHLTSSASASSKFPNAMSAFPQNLVQTGNNSSQAQSPQWKNSTRTSTSQAPSSLSSTSSLKNLSQQQVRSQQSHTQISFGTNQKSAAPPQGQQPPNNNQSPSSPMMVGSPTTSSISKGACGSPRHTNSASASNKTGGQSSSLSTQQGKSSPSLPNQKSSPAGGRNVPSILGNPHTASTSGSGTKSQMQQQQQQLQQQQQQQKSMQQAQLFFSSPYMQAQPPHSTGTNSTGQATGGYYLQRRRSEQPAQQPTGSSTASSSSGMLTLCPVTLGGGTTSDPAKAIAAAAAASNMKGGVLPSQGILHAAQYTTPTSGSQHQLLPAGFSYVHPVPAAVQVKPAEQKQPAGNDNLHACWQPEKK; this is encoded by the exons ATGGATAGGAACAGAGAAGCAAGAAGAAGTGGGGGTATGGTAGCAGCGGCAGCTACATCTAATGGATTATCATCAAGACGCAGACATAGAACTAATAGTCTTAGAGATTCCCCTG ATGAAGATGGGGGTGTAGAGATACAAGAATCTGTAAGGTTAAGGGAAAGAGTGAAGAAAGATCGAGATCGTGAACGGGAAAGAGAAAGAGAACGAGAACGAGAGAGAGAAAGGGATAATAGGGATAGAGATAGAGATAGGATAAGTCGGAGTAAAAGGAGGAGAGGTGAAAGGTTAATTGGTGGTGTTGATGATAGTTCAGAAGAAAGTGTAaacgatgatgaagaagatgatgatgaagatacTACTACAACAACTACTACAAACAACGTTGGTGTTTCAGGTAGTAGTAGTACAAGGTTGTTGCCGCCGAATCCTCCGGTACCGGTGACGGTGGGGTCCATTTCAAATCACCACCATCATCATAATAACCATAATCATAATAATCATCATTTACAGCCTCCGAGGAAGAGTTTTCCACCAAATACTACAAGGGTTTTTAGGACAGCAAcaccagcagcagcagcagctccTGTTTGGAAACCTGGTGATGAAATGATTGGTGTTTCTGTCCCAAGAAAAGCCCGTTCTG CATCTACTAAGAGGTCACATGATTGGATTTCTGGGGTCAGCGGTGGTGGTTGTGTTGGTGGTAATAGTGGTGTTATTACAGGAGAGCAAATACATCAGCAAGTTTCGACAGCATCGCCGGTGAGACAGAATATTCCGGCAACATCAACACAATCACCGGCAGCTCCTTTATCTCCATCTTCTTCCAATGTTTCAGTCAGAAAGAAAATT AAGCCTAATGGACAAAAAAGGCCGCCGGCAAAGTCACCACCAAAAGCTGCTTCATCCAACAACCCTGAAGAGCTAGAGATTGAGATTGCTGAAGTGTTATACGGGTTGATGACCCAGTCACAAGGACCTTCCAAGAAAGAAAGTGGTGGAGGAGGACGAAATGATACAACAAGAGAAGTCAATAACAGATCCAGAGTTTCTTCTCCTGTTTCAAATTCTAACTCATCAGCTACTCCTTTATCTGCTGTTG CTCCAAAGAGGAAAAGACCGAGGCAAGTCTTGGAAAATCCTGGAGGATTTGGTGCAAGGAGCAGCCCCATTTCATCTTCTACAGCTACTAATAAAGTGGAGatggatcagacaacaacaatGAAGATGGAGGTTTCTTCTCCTAATTTGGAGAAGACCCCACAATCTGCTGCTGAAAATGGTGTATCTTTATATGATTTAAGTGCTTCTGTACAAAGTTTGCCGGTTGCATCGGATCCGGTACCGGAGACGATGAAGGTGGAATCTGAGGCCAAGAGGAGGCCTGAGGAATCTGAATTTATGGAGAGTAAGGAGGAGGTGAGGGAGTCTTCTACTTTGGGAGCAGAAAATAGTAATCGTGAGGATGCTGTTGCAGTTACCCAAGT GATTGTTTCAGAAGTTGAAAGTCAGAGAGAGGAGAAATTCCAGATAGATCTTATG TTAAGATCATCACCTGAAAGGGAAGCTGAGATAGATTTTGGATCAGCAGCTGTGGATAAGAAGCCTATTTTAGCAGAAAATATAGTA GAAATGAAGCCTTCAGTGAAGGAGAAGGATAATGAAAGGATTGGCAAGGCTGAGAAAGAAGAAGTGATCAGTGTTGAAGCTGACGAAAAGAAGACAAAAGCAGCAGCCCTTGAGGAACTTAATCCTCATAAGGCAAGTGAGGGTAGCAGGGGTAGGAATATTGATCTTCAGCTAGATTTGGAAAGGCCAGAAAAGGATAGTGGTGTAAGTAGCAAATTCCAACAGCAGAGTCAAAAGTTGCTGCAGCAGCAGCCTCCACCACAAAAAGCTACTAAAGAAGAACCAATTATAGAAAAAACAG GTCAATCAAGCTCTTTACCAATGCCAATGTCTATGGCTAGCTGGCCTGGTGGGCTTCCTCCCATGGG ATACATGGCACCTTTGCAAGGAGTTGTAGCTATGGATGGAACCACAGTTTCCTCTGCTCCAATCCAG CCGCTGTTCTCTCAACCGCGGCCAAAAAGATGTGCGACACATTGTTACATTGCCAGGAACATACATTGCCTTCAGCAATTCATGAAGATGCATCCTTTCTGGCCACCAGCTGCTGGCTCTGCACCATTCTATGGAGCCAAGACCAATCTCAATGTTCTGCCGCCCACAGATCTAGCTGGGAGAGCAACTGCTGGGCCAGATAAGGGTCAGGGGCTTGCCATTTTCCCTAATAATGTTGGTAAAGACAAAGTCCAGCCTGCAAACATTGCAGATGCTACTGCTCAGAGAAAGCAGCAAATATTACTCCAGCAAGCATTGCCGCCTGTTGCGCCTAACAATCTACTG AATAATGCGTATGCTTTCCCAATACCTGCTGTAGGAGCACCTCCAAATTATAGAGGAGCTCATCCGCAGCCTATGCCATTGTTCAATGGGTCTTTCTATTCTTCCCAGATGATTCATCCATCCCAGGTTCAGCAACAGCAGCAGCCGCCTACATCGCAGTCGCAACAAATGCAACAAGGTCAACAAAACACAAGCATGTCTAGTGGATCCTCTTCATCCCAGAAGCATTTGCAGAGCCAGCAGCAGAGGTCCCAAGGCAATGCTGTTACTGGTGGCAATTTGCATAATTTTCCTGGGTCAAAGAATCATCCATCTCAGTCCCCAGCACAGTCACAAAATCAGCATATTCCTCAACAGACACGTCATATTGAAAATGAGGTGGGTAGTGAAGATAGCCCATCAACTACAGAGAGGAAAAGGTCTCATGGGCCGATGAATGTGTACAATCAGAATTTTGCTATGCCCATGCATCCCTCAAACTTTGGTTTGATGACTCCTCCAGCTACTTTTGGTATTGCGTCTTCTGCCGGTGGTGGCAGTAATCATCAAACTGAGAAGAAGTCGCAGCAACAACAAGGTTTAAAAACGAATCTAGAATCAGTGCCGCCTCAACCTTTTGCTATGTCATTTGCTTCCTTAAATGGAGCCACTGCTGGTCCTGGCATTGACATGTCCATGGCACAGAATCATGCTATTTTTCAGAGTCTCCCTGAAGCTACGAGGCAAAATTTACAGATGGCTGCAGCTGCTGCTCAGGCTGTGCAGCAGaagaaaaatttcagaatatCCGAGGATGGTAAATCTGGATCCAGCGACCAGTCTGGGGCTGATGCTGAAAGGAAAGGTTTAGCTATGAAGCAGCCTTCAGTAAATGCTGGTCAGTCTATTGCATTTTCAAGGTCTGAGATGTCCGATGCCTCCGGTTCTAATATTGCTGCCAACAGTGTCATTGATAGCTCATCAAGGTCCTTAAATCTTCCCTCTGGTGCTTCATGGACTGCTCGAGCTGCAATGCCAAATGCTATGGGAGCTGTAAATGTCCCTAATGCACAGTTACAAGCTCAAATTCAGCATCAGCAGCAGCAGATGATTCAGCTTCATaagcaacagcaacagcaacagcagatgGCTGCGGCTGCTGCTGCTCGGAGTAAGACACCAGCTTCTAGTAATGGGAATGCCTACTCTGATCACTTGACATCGTCGGCTTCTGCCTCTTCAAAGTTTCCAAATGCAATGTCTGCTTTTCCTCAAAACCTTGTACAGACTGGTAACAACAGCAGTCAAGCTCAGTCGCCTCAGTGGAAAAATTCTACCAGAACATCTACGTCCCAAGCTCCATCATCTTTGTCATCCACTTCTTCTCTGAAAAACCTTTCTCAGCAGCAGGTTAGATCCCAGCAAAGCCACACACAAATATCTTTTGGCACAAATCAGAAATCAGCTGCTCCTCCACAGGGACAACAGCCTCCTAATAATAACCAGTCTCCCTCTTCGCCCATGATGGTTGGCTCTCCTACAACTTCTTCAATCTCAAAAGGTGCCTGTGGAAGCCCAAGGCATACAAATTCTGCTTCTGCAAGCAATAAAACCGGCGGCCAAAGCTCATCATTGTCAACACAGCAGGGCAAATCCTCGCCTTCACTTCCCAACCAAAAGTCATCTCCTGCTGGTGGAAGGAATGTGCCGTCAATTCTTGGAAACCCTCATACTGCTTCAACTTCAGGCAGTGGAACTAAGTCTcaaatgcaacaacaacaacagcaactacagcaacaacagcaacaacagaagAGTATGCAGCAAGCACAACTGTTCTTCTCAAGTCCATATATGCAAGCTCAACCCCCGCATTCTACTGGTACAAATTCTACAGGTCAAGCTACTGGGGGATATTATCTTCAAAGAAGGCGTTCAGAACAGCCGGCTCAACAACCGACTGGTTCATCAACGGCATCATCGTCAAGTGGAATGTTGACTTTGTGTCCTGTTACTCTAGGTGGTGGCACCACCTCTGATCCTGCAAAAGCGATTGCAGCAGCAGCAGCTGCTAGTAATATGAAAGGTGGAGTCTTGCCCTCGCAGGGCATCCTTCATGCGGCCCAATATACAACACCAACATCTGGAAGTCAACATCAGCTTTTGCCTGCTGGTTTCTCGTATGTTCACCCTGTTCCTGCAGCAGTTCAAGTGAAGCCAGCTGAACAGAAACAA
- the LOC107826656 gene encoding protein TIME FOR COFFEE isoform X2 produces the protein MDRNREARRSGGMVAAAATSNGLSSRRRHRTNSLRDSPDEDGGVEIQESVRLRERVKKDRDRERERERERERERERDNRDRDRDRISRSKRRRGERLIGGVDDSSEESVNDDEEDDDEDTTTTTTTNNVGVSGSSSTRLLPPNPPVPVTVGSISNHHHHHNNHNHNNHHLQPPRKSFPPNTTRVFRTATPAAAAAPVWKPGDEMIGVSVPRKARSASTKRSHDWISGVSGGGCVGGNSGVITGEQIHQQVSTASPVRQNIPATSTQSPAAPLSPSSSNVSVRKKIKPNGQKRPPAKSPPKAASSNNPEELEIEIAEVLYGLMTQSQGPSKKESGGGGRNDTTREVNNRSRVSSPVSNSNSSATPLSAVAPKRKRPRQVLENPGGFGARSSPISSSTATNKVEMDQTTTMKMEVSSPNLEKTPQSAAENGVSLYDLSASVQSLPVASDPVPETMKVESEAKRRPEESEFMESKEEVRESSTLGAENSNREDAVAVTQVIVSEVESQREEKFQIDLMLRSSPEREAEIDFGSAAVDKKPILAENIVEMKPSVKEKDNERIGKAEKEEVISVEADEKKTKAAALEELNPHKASEGSRGRNIDLQLDLERPEKDSGVSSKFQQQSQKLLQQQPPPQKATKEEPIIEKTGQSSSLPMPMSMASWPGGLPPMGYMAPLQGVVAMDGTTVSSAPIQPLFSQPRPKRCATHCYIARNIHCLQQFMKMHPFWPPAAGSAPFYGAKTNLNVLPPTDLAGRATAGPDKGQGLAIFPNNVGKDKVQPANIADATAQRKQQILLQQALPPVAPNNLLHGPAFIFPINQQQAAAAAAVRPGPTKSPSTTATAALPNTSNPAAGTAASAAAGGAATAISFNYPNMSPNEAQYLAILQNNAYAFPIPAVGAPPNYRGAHPQPMPLFNGSFYSSQMIHPSQVQQQQQPPTSQSQQMQQGQQNTSMSSGSSSSQKHLQSQQQRSQGNAVTGGNLHNFPGSKNHPSQSPAQSQNQHIPQQTRHIENEVGSEDSPSTTERKRSHGPMNVYNQNFAMPMHPSNFGLMTPPATFGIASSAGGGSNHQTEKKSQQQQGLKTNLESVPPQPFAMSFASLNGATAGPGIDMSMAQNHAIFQSLPEATRQNLQMAAAAAQAVQQKKNFRISEDGKSGSSDQSGADAERKGLAMKQPSVNAGQSIAFSRSEMSDASGSNIAANSVIDSSSRSLNLPSGASWTARAAMPNAMGAVNVPNAQLQAQIQHQQQQMIQLHKQQQQQQQMAAAAAARSKTPASSNGNAYSDHLTSSASASSKFPNAMSAFPQNLVQTGNNSSQAQSPQWKNSTRTSTSQAPSSLSSTSSLKNLSQQQVRSQQSHTQISFGTNQKSAAPPQGQQPPNNNQSPSSPMMVGSPTTSSISKGACGSPRHTNSASASNKTGGQSSSLSTQQGKSSPSLPNQKSSPAGGRNVPSILGNPHTASTSGSGTKSQMQQQQQQLQQQQQQQKSMQQAQLFFSSPYMQAQPPHSTGTNSTGQATGGYYLQRRRSEQPAQQPTGSSTASSSSGMLTLCPVTLGGGTTSDPAKAIAAAAAASNMKGGVLPSQGILHAAQYTTPTSGSQHQLLPAGFSYVHPVPAAVQVKPAEQKQPAGNDNLHACWQPEKK, from the exons ATGGATAGGAACAGAGAAGCAAGAAGAAGTGGGGGTATGGTAGCAGCGGCAGCTACATCTAATGGATTATCATCAAGACGCAGACATAGAACTAATAGTCTTAGAGATTCCCCTG ATGAAGATGGGGGTGTAGAGATACAAGAATCTGTAAGGTTAAGGGAAAGAGTGAAGAAAGATCGAGATCGTGAACGGGAAAGAGAAAGAGAACGAGAACGAGAGAGAGAAAGGGATAATAGGGATAGAGATAGAGATAGGATAAGTCGGAGTAAAAGGAGGAGAGGTGAAAGGTTAATTGGTGGTGTTGATGATAGTTCAGAAGAAAGTGTAaacgatgatgaagaagatgatgatgaagatacTACTACAACAACTACTACAAACAACGTTGGTGTTTCAGGTAGTAGTAGTACAAGGTTGTTGCCGCCGAATCCTCCGGTACCGGTGACGGTGGGGTCCATTTCAAATCACCACCATCATCATAATAACCATAATCATAATAATCATCATTTACAGCCTCCGAGGAAGAGTTTTCCACCAAATACTACAAGGGTTTTTAGGACAGCAAcaccagcagcagcagcagctccTGTTTGGAAACCTGGTGATGAAATGATTGGTGTTTCTGTCCCAAGAAAAGCCCGTTCTG CATCTACTAAGAGGTCACATGATTGGATTTCTGGGGTCAGCGGTGGTGGTTGTGTTGGTGGTAATAGTGGTGTTATTACAGGAGAGCAAATACATCAGCAAGTTTCGACAGCATCGCCGGTGAGACAGAATATTCCGGCAACATCAACACAATCACCGGCAGCTCCTTTATCTCCATCTTCTTCCAATGTTTCAGTCAGAAAGAAAATT AAGCCTAATGGACAAAAAAGGCCGCCGGCAAAGTCACCACCAAAAGCTGCTTCATCCAACAACCCTGAAGAGCTAGAGATTGAGATTGCTGAAGTGTTATACGGGTTGATGACCCAGTCACAAGGACCTTCCAAGAAAGAAAGTGGTGGAGGAGGACGAAATGATACAACAAGAGAAGTCAATAACAGATCCAGAGTTTCTTCTCCTGTTTCAAATTCTAACTCATCAGCTACTCCTTTATCTGCTGTTG CTCCAAAGAGGAAAAGACCGAGGCAAGTCTTGGAAAATCCTGGAGGATTTGGTGCAAGGAGCAGCCCCATTTCATCTTCTACAGCTACTAATAAAGTGGAGatggatcagacaacaacaatGAAGATGGAGGTTTCTTCTCCTAATTTGGAGAAGACCCCACAATCTGCTGCTGAAAATGGTGTATCTTTATATGATTTAAGTGCTTCTGTACAAAGTTTGCCGGTTGCATCGGATCCGGTACCGGAGACGATGAAGGTGGAATCTGAGGCCAAGAGGAGGCCTGAGGAATCTGAATTTATGGAGAGTAAGGAGGAGGTGAGGGAGTCTTCTACTTTGGGAGCAGAAAATAGTAATCGTGAGGATGCTGTTGCAGTTACCCAAGT GATTGTTTCAGAAGTTGAAAGTCAGAGAGAGGAGAAATTCCAGATAGATCTTATG TTAAGATCATCACCTGAAAGGGAAGCTGAGATAGATTTTGGATCAGCAGCTGTGGATAAGAAGCCTATTTTAGCAGAAAATATAGTA GAAATGAAGCCTTCAGTGAAGGAGAAGGATAATGAAAGGATTGGCAAGGCTGAGAAAGAAGAAGTGATCAGTGTTGAAGCTGACGAAAAGAAGACAAAAGCAGCAGCCCTTGAGGAACTTAATCCTCATAAGGCAAGTGAGGGTAGCAGGGGTAGGAATATTGATCTTCAGCTAGATTTGGAAAGGCCAGAAAAGGATAGTGGTGTAAGTAGCAAATTCCAACAGCAGAGTCAAAAGTTGCTGCAGCAGCAGCCTCCACCACAAAAAGCTACTAAAGAAGAACCAATTATAGAAAAAACAG GTCAATCAAGCTCTTTACCAATGCCAATGTCTATGGCTAGCTGGCCTGGTGGGCTTCCTCCCATGGG ATACATGGCACCTTTGCAAGGAGTTGTAGCTATGGATGGAACCACAGTTTCCTCTGCTCCAATCCAG CCGCTGTTCTCTCAACCGCGGCCAAAAAGATGTGCGACACATTGTTACATTGCCAGGAACATACATTGCCTTCAGCAATTCATGAAGATGCATCCTTTCTGGCCACCAGCTGCTGGCTCTGCACCATTCTATGGAGCCAAGACCAATCTCAATGTTCTGCCGCCCACAGATCTAGCTGGGAGAGCAACTGCTGGGCCAGATAAGGGTCAGGGGCTTGCCATTTTCCCTAATAATGTTGGTAAAGACAAAGTCCAGCCTGCAAACATTGCAGATGCTACTGCTCAGAGAAAGCAGCAAATATTACTCCAGCAAGCATTGCCGCCTGTTGCGCCTAACAATCTACTG CATGGGCCTGCGTTCATCTTCCCTATAAATCAACAACAGGCAGCTGCAGCTGCTGCTGTGCGACCCGGTCCCACAAAGTCACCTAGCACAACGGCCACTGCAGCCTTGCCTAACACATCCAATCCTGCTGCTGGCACTGCTGCTTCAGCGGCAGCTGGTGGAGCTGCTACTGCAATTAGTTTCAACTACCCAAATATGTCTCCTAATGAAGCTCAGTACTTGGCGATCTTGCAGAATAATGCGTATGCTTTCCCAATACCTGCTGTAGGAGCACCTCCAAATTATAGAGGAGCTCATCCGCAGCCTATGCCATTGTTCAATGGGTCTTTCTATTCTTCCCAGATGATTCATCCATCCCAGGTTCAGCAACAGCAGCAGCCGCCTACATCGCAGTCGCAACAAATGCAACAAGGTCAACAAAACACAAGCATGTCTAGTGGATCCTCTTCATCCCAGAAGCATTTGCAGAGCCAGCAGCAGAGGTCCCAAGGCAATGCTGTTACTGGTGGCAATTTGCATAATTTTCCTGGGTCAAAGAATCATCCATCTCAGTCCCCAGCACAGTCACAAAATCAGCATATTCCTCAACAGACACGTCATATTGAAAATGAGGTGGGTAGTGAAGATAGCCCATCAACTACAGAGAGGAAAAGGTCTCATGGGCCGATGAATGTGTACAATCAGAATTTTGCTATGCCCATGCATCCCTCAAACTTTGGTTTGATGACTCCTCCAGCTACTTTTGGTATTGCGTCTTCTGCCGGTGGTGGCAGTAATCATCAAACTGAGAAGAAGTCGCAGCAACAACAAGGTTTAAAAACGAATCTAGAATCAGTGCCGCCTCAACCTTTTGCTATGTCATTTGCTTCCTTAAATGGAGCCACTGCTGGTCCTGGCATTGACATGTCCATGGCACAGAATCATGCTATTTTTCAGAGTCTCCCTGAAGCTACGAGGCAAAATTTACAGATGGCTGCAGCTGCTGCTCAGGCTGTGCAGCAGaagaaaaatttcagaatatCCGAGGATGGTAAATCTGGATCCAGCGACCAGTCTGGGGCTGATGCTGAAAGGAAAGGTTTAGCTATGAAGCAGCCTTCAGTAAATGCTGGTCAGTCTATTGCATTTTCAAGGTCTGAGATGTCCGATGCCTCCGGTTCTAATATTGCTGCCAACAGTGTCATTGATAGCTCATCAAGGTCCTTAAATCTTCCCTCTGGTGCTTCATGGACTGCTCGAGCTGCAATGCCAAATGCTATGGGAGCTGTAAATGTCCCTAATGCACAGTTACAAGCTCAAATTCAGCATCAGCAGCAGCAGATGATTCAGCTTCATaagcaacagcaacagcaacagcagatgGCTGCGGCTGCTGCTGCTCGGAGTAAGACACCAGCTTCTAGTAATGGGAATGCCTACTCTGATCACTTGACATCGTCGGCTTCTGCCTCTTCAAAGTTTCCAAATGCAATGTCTGCTTTTCCTCAAAACCTTGTACAGACTGGTAACAACAGCAGTCAAGCTCAGTCGCCTCAGTGGAAAAATTCTACCAGAACATCTACGTCCCAAGCTCCATCATCTTTGTCATCCACTTCTTCTCTGAAAAACCTTTCTCAGCAGCAGGTTAGATCCCAGCAAAGCCACACACAAATATCTTTTGGCACAAATCAGAAATCAGCTGCTCCTCCACAGGGACAACAGCCTCCTAATAATAACCAGTCTCCCTCTTCGCCCATGATGGTTGGCTCTCCTACAACTTCTTCAATCTCAAAAGGTGCCTGTGGAAGCCCAAGGCATACAAATTCTGCTTCTGCAAGCAATAAAACCGGCGGCCAAAGCTCATCATTGTCAACACAGCAGGGCAAATCCTCGCCTTCACTTCCCAACCAAAAGTCATCTCCTGCTGGTGGAAGGAATGTGCCGTCAATTCTTGGAAACCCTCATACTGCTTCAACTTCAGGCAGTGGAACTAAGTCTcaaatgcaacaacaacaacagcaactacagcaacaacagcaacaacagaagAGTATGCAGCAAGCACAACTGTTCTTCTCAAGTCCATATATGCAAGCTCAACCCCCGCATTCTACTGGTACAAATTCTACAGGTCAAGCTACTGGGGGATATTATCTTCAAAGAAGGCGTTCAGAACAGCCGGCTCAACAACCGACTGGTTCATCAACGGCATCATCGTCAAGTGGAATGTTGACTTTGTGTCCTGTTACTCTAGGTGGTGGCACCACCTCTGATCCTGCAAAAGCGATTGCAGCAGCAGCAGCTGCTAGTAATATGAAAGGTGGAGTCTTGCCCTCGCAGGGCATCCTTCATGCGGCCCAATATACAACACCAACATCTGGAAGTCAACATCAGCTTTTGCCTGCTGGTTTCTCGTATGTTCACCCTGTTCCTGCAGCAGTTCAAGTGAAGCCAGCTGAACAGAAACAA